The Schistocerca americana isolate TAMUIC-IGC-003095 chromosome 9, iqSchAmer2.1, whole genome shotgun sequence genome includes the window TGAACAAATTCTCTGCTGCATCCACtatttcatcccccaaagctatCTATTCACATTttattgtattcctttctcctgtttcagTGGGTCATTACATAATACTCTATCTGTAGTTTTCAGCAACCTCTGATTCTCATCTTAATttcccatttttttgcaatttcttcatattttaaccTGCAGTTCATGACAGTAAATTATGGCtaacatttgcccctggaaatgccttataaCGTAAAATTAGGTTTCTAGATCTGTGTTACCatgatacagggtgttacaaaaaggtacggccaaactttcaggaaacattcctcacacacaaataaagaaaagatgttatgtggacatgtgtccggaaacgcttaatttccgtgttagagctcattttagtttcgtcagtatgtactgtacttcctcgattgaccgccgtgatttcatacgggatactctacctgtgctgctagaacatgtgcctttacaagtacgagacagcgtgtggttcatgcacgatggagctcctgcacatttcagtccaagtgttcgtacgcttctcaacaacagattcggtaaccgacggattggtagaggcggaccaattccatggcttccacgctctcctgacctcaaccctcttgactttcatttatgggggcatttgagagctcttgtctacgtaaccccgttaccaaatgtagagactcttcgtgctcgtattgtggacggctgtgatagaatacgccattctccagggctgcgtcagcgcatcagggattccatgcgacggagggtggatgcacgtatcctcgctaacggaggacattttgaacatttcctgtaacaaagtgtttgaagtcacgctggtacgttctgttgctgtgtgtttccattccatgattaatgtgttttgaagagaagtaataaaatgagttctaacatggaaagtaagcatttccggacacatgtccacataacatattttatttctttgtgtgtgaggaatgtttcctgaaagtttggccgtacctttttgtaacaccctttataatcaatctgaaaccttccggtgtttccaggtctcttccaagtaCATAGCGTACTTAAATgactcttaaaccaaatgttacagCTGATAATATTATGCTCTGTCGAAAATTAAACTATGTGGCCGCCCTCATTTCTTTCttctagcccatattctcctactTTTTTTCCTCCTCTTGTTTTTGCTACTATGGAAAACCAGTCCTTAACTATCTCAATAACTCTTTTTTATCTCATCCTATActatttcaatctcttcatcacctgcataGGTGCGTGGCATACGAACTTGCACTACTGTTTTGGGTGGAGGCTTTGTGTCTGCCTTCGCTACAGTAATGTGTTTACTATGGTGGTCGTAGTTgcttacctgcattcctgttttcttatccaTTATTAGACTACCCTAGTTTTAgccctattggattttgtatttataaccctgtactcacctgaccagaagtcctgttcttgttGCCACCGCActccactaattctcactatatctatctTCAATCGATCCGTTCCCTTCTTAATTTCTCTAACCTACCTAACACGTCATAGCGTGTCCTGCAGAATacaagttttgtttttcctgatggcgTGACATAGGTCTCGTTAATCACGTTTGTAGGAAAATGGTTTCTTTAAAGATATGTGTCTGTCAGGTTAGTATCATGTTCACATTTTGTCTTACGATGGTAGAAAACACAGTTGCAGCAGTCACAACAGTGATTTATTCGGCATAATAAGTTTAGCCGCAGTTATTGTTGATCAGTTGGTGGTAGACTTATGACAgatttgtcaataaatagtttttcaattattatttcactGCTGCGTCTTTCCTGTTAGAGTACAGTTCttgaaatactgtgagtgatcgACAAATTGCCTAGTTGATTATTTTCCGAAGTTCATTTTACACTGAAATCAGTACAATGGTTATATTGgctgttttgtaattttatttcaattcCCTTTTAATTAATTCGCTTGTGCAATATTCTGAATCTTTCTAAGTTTAATcacatctttttctttctcttcaaaAAGGAAAAGAACTGCAATAGAGAAATTTAATTTCAAAGCAGCTAATTAGCTGTAAATGATGTAAATATGTTTCAAAATGATTTACACTAAAGTACACTGTTGTCATCGGTTTATTTGAACGCATTTAGACACATAAAGTAACATTTGATTCTTAATTCTTAACAACAAGTAAACAGTCATAAAATATGACAGCAAACACACATAAACATACGAAACGGCAAACAAACGTCTTTATGGCAACTTTTAACTTACTATTCTTTTTAACAAATAAATCTTACTGTAATTGTAACATTAAACTGTAACACTGTATTCAGTCTTTAATCTATGAAACGATTTGTactcagtaggaaaagggacacTACACACGTCATCAGAGTCACCCTGGGCTAACCTGATAGACATATTGTGTGTCAACAACAAATAGAAGAAGCTCGCCACTTGTGCTTGTTAAAAATAGCCGAGTTCACTGTTAGCACTTTGCTCTTACTGTTTGGTCACGCATTCAGGCATCCACCGATTTACGATCTTCTTTAGATTCTTCAACTGGATTATGATGTAACCAGCATATTATTTGCACTGATTGTCGAAACTGATTGAAAGTTAAGTTGTAGTGCCATTCCTCATATCGTATATATAGATGCTGAAATGAGAGCCCATCGTGGGAGTAATATAAGTAAACAGTACTGATCTTTGTCTTCCGAATGTTATTGTCTTCGTAAACGCATACACCATCCACACATGAAGTTTCTATGAAGATCCTTAATGGCTTCATCTAGTTGCTTACACTGTTAAAGCGGCGGAAGTGTTCACTTTTAGACTTGCTCTATTACAGTCAAGCTGCACACTAGAGGAATAGTTTGTATAACATTAGTGTGTTCTACGCTCCTGATATTAATTGTCACAAAGGCAATGTCGCAGGCTCCACAAGGGATGCTGGCAAAAATGTCATGTAGACAGAAGTTGCTGGTAATAGACTGGTAGAATGTGGTTACGATGAACAAGTAGATGAGTACCTATACGAGACACTTGTTGCCTTCGGTGAGGAGATCTGGGGTGGTGAAATGAGTTTTAATTGGAACGGTCTCTGCAAGCGATGATACTCTGTTGCCACTATGTTGATCACAGGCTAGCAGAAGACGATTCGACTGATAATCTGTTGTTTGGATTCTACATCTTGTAGATGTATAACAGCAGTTTATAACTCATGTAATGGCATGTTGAGAATTGATGGCTACTGGTTTATATTTGTGTTTGATTTTCCCAGTGATCCATATGGGATAGTCTAAACTGTGTGAGAGACATCAAATAATTACATAGGTTAGAGATGGCTGTTCAACTTTGGACTCTGAACTTTTCCAGTTAATGCATCTAACGTAGATGTGTGCACCTAATGGCCCCACACACTCATATGGCACAGCCATACAGACAAGCAAATGCATACAGTCAGACAGTCTGTTCAACGGCTAACACATTTTTTCGGCTGTTTCTCTGTCACACTGTAGCCACACGTGAATGAAACTTTTCGTCCAATGAGAGCTTATTCTACATTGGCATACTCCACTGGTGATGTCCACCATCTCCAGAAAATGGTGGTAGGAACTGCTGTGGTTGTGGCTGGTAGTATGGTGTGAAAACGGGTTGATATTGGGGCTGCTGATGGACTGGAAAACTCTGCTGTTGATAAGGAACTAGAACAGCTAGTCCAATTGTTTGCTGTCCCCCCTGAGAAACGGCATTCGGTACTGGCTGTGACGCCCCAACGCTGCCAAGCTGACCTTCAACAGTTGCTACTTGTGTTGGAACTGTGTCGATCACGGGTTGGCGGAAGCGAACTGGAGCGAAAACTTGTTGCTTTGCTGCTTCTCTAGTCTGTATTGGTTGCTCAGATGTAGATGACACTGGATTCTGTGTGGTCGTGGAGACGACAGTGGGCTGTTCAGAAGTGGAGGTCACAAGTGTCGAGGTCAGAGTTGACGTTGTCGAGGTTGTGGGTGCGATTGCGTCCTGCGTCACAGTCGCAGATACTGATGAGATGTCGTCTGGAGAGTTAGCGCTAGTAGCTGCTGAAGCATCTACGCTTGAGGTTGTGGAAACCGCTTCTCTTGTTGGTGCAGGTGAAACAGCCAGTGATGGAGTAGCTGTCTCTGATGTTATGATAATCTCTGGGGCAGATGTCGACTGTGGAGCGAGAGATAACGGCgccgatgttgttgttgtcgtcaccACTCCAGTTGACGTTTCTGACGTAGGTTCAGGAACAAGCTCCGCTGGCGTTTGAGACTGAGGTCCAATAATCGTCGGAATTAGAGCAGAGGGTGGGGTGGCCGGCAGTGCTACACTAGCCTTGGTGGTGGTGCTCTGTGCACCTTGCTGGTTTGTAGACAATGGGAACAACGCAAATGCACTTTGATAGTGTTGTGAGACGCCTTGATTGTTCTGCTGCAAGTTCTGTTCGATAAATTTCTGCTCCAGTTGCTGTTTGTATGTGGCGAACGTATCTTGGAGCACATCTAGCTGTTTCTGATAGAGTTTGTCCTGGTCTTGTGCTTTCTGTAAGAGATCGATTCCTGTAGTGTGATCTTGAGTAAAGTTCAACTGTGCTGCAGTTTGTTGTTGATGCTTGGACAGGAATATTCGGTGCTGCAGATCAGCGATTAGGTTCTCACTTACCAATGCCGCATCCTGAATATCTGCAGTAGTACTTCTCAGTCCTGCATCAGCTGCTGGAGTTGTCTCACTTACAGCGTCAACCACAGCCTCTGATGTCACCTCAGGGGTAGCATCCTTTTGCTGGTTGTAGCCTCCAAAAGAAGACAGGAGCAGCTGGTGATATTGCTCAGGTGATTGTTGTACTTGGTTTTCGTGTTGTGTAGGTGTAAGGTCTTGAGGATGAGGCATGTGGGGATCAGAAGGATGAGGAAATTCTATGGATGAAGAATTTGCCAGTGTCAAGGCATCGTAGGAAACGTTCAGCGCAGCTAATGGTCCAGTACTGTCTATATTGCCATTTGAGAGCAGTGGTGGTGCAGGAATTGGAATTGCAGGATTCAGTGTTTGGTGGTACGCTGGGACAGCGACTGATTGATACTGAGGTGTTCCAGCAGTCACTAGCTGCAGTTGTAATACAGGCGATTCACTTGCTGGAAGTTCTTCGTTTGATGCGTTGTGAATTCCAGGCTCATCACTGAACACAGGGGAATGAGGTGTTTCTCCATCACCTCCTGGTTGTACAGGTGGCTGGTTGACTGACTGATCATCTGCTGCTGTATCTATGCTCGACTGATTTGATGTTTGCATAGCAGTTAGTTGCTGCTGGATGAGGCCCACGAGCGCATACTGTAGGGGGATGTTGGAGTCCTGTTGTTGAGAATTGTCAGCACCTGCTGGGGTGGCAGCAGTTAGCTGCTGGTTCTGAGGGATGATTGCTGGTTGCTGCTGAACGGAAATAAGAACTCCTCCAGTTGGATAATGCAGTGGCTGCTGGGCTGTGGCAGTGACTCCCGGAGTCTGGTCCAGAGGGTAGCCCTGAGCAGTGGGTAGAACTTGTGGTTCGACACTACCTTCTGGCAGTGGCTGTAGAAACTCTCTCGGTCCAGTTGGTGCAAAGTCCCCACCAAAACCAGATACACCTAGGCTCTGCTCGAGGCTGTTCTCCAGCTGCTCTCCAACCTGGAAGGCTCCACTTGGGGCCGAGACAGGCACTGGGTGTGGGACTGGGAAAGGCCTGGGAACACCATAAGGTATCAGATGCTTGACTGGGTAAGGTTCTGGCTTCCTGACAGGCACAGGATATGGGTGATTCACAGCAACTGGTACAGCGTGGGGAACTGGAATAGGGATATTTTGTGGAAATGGTATGGGTACGGGATGGGGCACTCCATACTGGACAGGGTGCTGTACTGGAACTTGGAAAGGGGCATCTACAGGTACAGGAACTGGATGAGGCACAGCATACGGCACAAGCTTCTCCACTGGGTATGGTCGTGGCACTGGGAATCTGACAGCATACCTGGAAATGGAGACAGAAAAAGTTACTTGGATGCATCTGGTGACCTCTTATTACCAAATAAACAAGATGTAATTTAGAATACGCTGAAGATATTTTGATAAACTGAAGTATATTTAGTGTTTTTCTCACAGCATATTGTCACAGAACATGGAGGTGTGAGACTTGAACTCTGTGAAACATGCTAGGAGGTGGCAGATCTGTCGACAGTAGAAAATGCTGATGGAGGGACGTTTCTGGACACAGAATATGCAATTTCTTGTGGTCACATGTTAACTCACTGACATAGTTAATTGATGGGTTTGGGATTATCGAGACTGGGCCGTcaatcaatggaaaagtgtcgtcTGGTTGGATGAGTttcctgttacaccaggtcgatgatcgCATCCAGATTGTCATATAGGCGAATGGTTGCTCAAAAAATGCGCCACACAATGGACATGGGCACCTGGAGGAACAGTGTTATGCTGACGGAGACAGTCACCTGGAATTAGATCCGTGGTAGTTCTCAAAGGCACCGTGATACATATGGACTGCATGGACGTtgttgtggaccacctgcatcctttcatgtttgATATCTCTCCAGTGTCGAAGACATCTTCGAGGACGAGTGTAACAAAACCAGGATAGTACTGCAGTCGATTGAGAAGCATGGTAGCGatcttgatgtcttggccaccaaacatGCTTGGCCTGAACCCAATGGAGCTCCTCTGAACCACTACTTCACGCCAGATccgagtaaaaaaaaagaaaaaaaaaagagctcgAACTCCGTCCGGACAGGCCTCGGAAAAGGGCAACAGTACCGATCGATCGCTATGTCATCCACAACGGAAAGCTGCACTGGACACGGATGTACAGGGAACATCGTCAGCACACTGCGCTCCTGGCTGGCTTCATAAGGGCTtggtgcaccctgcttgccaacagcgctcgggagaCGAGAACGGTCACCCATCAAAatactagccaagcccaacagcacttagcttcggtgatctgaagggaaccggtttACCACTATGGAAAGACTGAATAGCAATCAACAAACAAATGGTCCTTAATTTATGGTAATTGCGTGAGCTGTGCTAGACATCTCGTGGCACAGACTTCTGGAACACTTTGAACGTCTTGTCGAGTCCGGGCCGTGGAGACTCGTTGCTGTTCTGCATTCCAAAAgtgaaatggctggttcaaatggctctgagcactatgggacctaacatcttaggtcatcagtcccctagaacttagaactacttaaacctaactaacctagggacatcacacacatccatgcccgaggcaggattcgaacctgcgaccgtagcagtcccgcggttctggactgcagcgcctacaaccgcacagccaccgcggccggcccaaaagtGAAGTAAGATGCTACTAACCATGTGGTCACAAAGGTTTGAAACTTCTTCTTATACGCTTTGCTTGTCCATGTAGGGTCTATTACGACTTTCCTGTGTCGTGTGTCTTAGATTCTGTTGTTTGGGTCTGTACACATGGACTTCCTCGTGTGTGGCGTGAATGGGGTCTTGCTTGATACTGTGTGGCCAATAAGACTCCTAAAATTTGATGTCGGAACCGCTGAAGGGAAAGCTTTCTTCAGTATACAAGCAGCAAAGCAGTTGATTTTGGCAGCTGGATAGAAATAGAGATGTTTTTTTGCAGAGGACCATGCTGGTTCTGGAGTTCTCGATGTATGTGTTTCCTAACTGAATGCAGACATGTGCAGGACGGTCGGATGGGAAGGTGGTGGGCGTGAAAGAAACATTGGGAAGATTTTAAGTAATAAGTCTTTTATTGGCCACTTTTACCCTTCTAAAGGGTCACATAGTCAGGCCTAGGGAGGCGAGAGT containing:
- the LOC124550795 gene encoding mucin-5AC-like yields the protein MASGDSQVFSVLKVALVLVATCAVSPLPPTWASLAGADHAGATLTTISFPELLPPTRVRRIHRYAVRFPVPRPYPVEKLVPYAVPHPVPVPVDAPFQVPVQHPVQYGVPHPVPIPFPQNIPIPVPHAVPVAVNHPYPVPVRKPEPYPVKHLIPYGVPRPFPVPHPVPVSAPSGAFQVGEQLENSLEQSLGVSGFGGDFAPTGPREFLQPLPEGSVEPQVLPTAQGYPLDQTPGVTATAQQPLHYPTGGVLISVQQQPAIIPQNQQLTAATPAGADNSQQQDSNIPLQYALVGLIQQQLTAMQTSNQSSIDTAADDQSVNQPPVQPGGDGETPHSPVFSDEPGIHNASNEELPASESPVLQLQLVTAGTPQYQSVAVPAYHQTLNPAIPIPAPPLLSNGNIDSTGPLAALNVSYDALTLANSSSIEFPHPSDPHMPHPQDLTPTQHENQVQQSPEQYHQLLLSSFGGYNQQKDATPEVTSEAVVDAVSETTPAADAGLRSTTADIQDAALVSENLIADLQHRIFLSKHQQQTAAQLNFTQDHTTGIDLLQKAQDQDKLYQKQLDVLQDTFATYKQQLEQKFIEQNLQQNNQGVSQHYQSAFALFPLSTNQQGAQSTTTKASVALPATPPSALIPTIIGPQSQTPAELVPEPTSETSTGVVTTTTTSAPLSLAPQSTSAPEIIITSETATPSLAVSPAPTREAVSTTSSVDASAATSANSPDDISSVSATVTQDAIAPTTSTTSTLTSTLVTSTSEQPTVVSTTTQNPVSSTSEQPIQTREAAKQQVFAPVRFRQPVIDTVPTQVATVEGQLGSVGASQPVPNAVSQGGQQTIGLAVLVPYQQQSFPVHQQPQYQPVFTPYYQPQPQQFLPPFSGDGGHHQWSMPM